In one window of Aquimarina spinulae DNA:
- a CDS encoding DUF3052 domain-containing protein — MPTGYSGTPLAKKLGIKDDDTLMLYKQPNYYYSLFSDIPKRIREVKQPKNESVDFIHIFCTTFAELQEVAVMYKVALKKNGMLWVSWPKGSSVIPTDLKRDPIRNYLISIGLVDVKVAAIDKDWSGLKFVYRIKDRN, encoded by the coding sequence ATGCCAACAGGATATTCGGGGACACCTCTAGCCAAAAAATTAGGAATTAAAGATGATGATACACTAATGCTATATAAACAACCAAATTATTATTATAGTCTTTTTTCAGATATACCGAAAAGAATTAGAGAAGTAAAGCAGCCTAAAAATGAAAGTGTAGATTTTATTCATATTTTTTGTACCACTTTTGCAGAATTACAGGAAGTAGCAGTCATGTATAAGGTTGCTTTAAAAAAGAACGGAATGTTATGGGTAAGCTGGCCAAAAGGAAGCTCAGTAATTCCTACAGATCTTAAAAGAGATCCTATAAGAAATTATCTAATTAGTATTGGGTTAGTTGATGTAAAAGTGGCTGCAATAGATAAAGATTGGAGTGGATTAAAATTTGTATACAGAATCAAGGATAGAAATTAA
- a CDS encoding pyridoxal phosphate-dependent decarboxylase family protein: MQNTIPKTDMLEKAYDPSDFRKMGHQVIDLLADHLEKVQTDREHPVLPFRNPEEELSYWKQDFESDSGTLDVFKSILDHSVQVHHPRYIGHQVAVPALVSTLAGLMSDLLNNGTGVYEMGMAANAIEKIVTDFVAQRIGYTAETSGFLTSGGTLANLTALLAARKAKAPSAVWEQGHQEKLAVMVSEEAHYCIDRAARILGLGSEGIIKVPVDIDFKIDTSVLSKYLDKAKSDGFHVIALIGCACSTATGSYDDLEALADFAELNNLWFHIDGAHGGGVVFSKKYKHLTNGISRADSVVIDFHKMLMTPALNTALIFKKEENAYQTFAQKAQYLWDSQHTREWYNSGKRTFECTKLMMSIKVYTILKTYGEEIFEKNIDKLYDLSSVFAKMIRERLSFELALEPEANIINFRYFKTDSEDLNTLNNTIRQRLVKSGKFYIVQTTIGEHRYLRTTIMNPLTHEDDLRALLDEIEHIAETLV, from the coding sequence ATGCAGAATACAATACCAAAAACAGATATGTTAGAGAAAGCTTATGATCCTTCAGATTTCAGAAAGATGGGACATCAAGTTATTGATTTACTTGCAGATCACTTAGAAAAGGTTCAAACCGATCGAGAACATCCTGTATTACCTTTTCGCAATCCAGAAGAGGAACTATCCTATTGGAAACAAGATTTTGAATCAGATTCGGGGACATTAGATGTATTTAAAAGTATTTTAGATCACTCAGTTCAGGTACATCACCCAAGATATATTGGTCATCAAGTTGCAGTTCCTGCATTAGTTTCAACTTTGGCTGGATTGATGTCTGATTTGTTAAATAACGGTACTGGTGTATATGAAATGGGAATGGCGGCTAATGCAATTGAAAAGATCGTTACTGATTTTGTAGCGCAAAGAATTGGATATACTGCAGAAACTTCTGGTTTTCTTACTTCGGGAGGTACTTTGGCTAATCTTACAGCTTTATTAGCAGCACGTAAAGCTAAAGCTCCATCTGCTGTTTGGGAACAGGGACATCAAGAAAAATTGGCAGTTATGGTTTCTGAAGAAGCGCATTATTGTATTGATAGAGCAGCCAGAATTCTTGGTTTAGGAAGCGAAGGAATTATTAAAGTACCAGTAGATATAGATTTTAAAATAGATACAAGTGTACTAAGTAAGTATTTGGATAAAGCTAAATCTGATGGGTTTCATGTGATTGCACTTATCGGTTGTGCGTGTTCTACTGCCACAGGGTCATATGATGATTTAGAAGCATTAGCAGATTTTGCAGAACTAAATAACCTGTGGTTTCATATTGATGGAGCACATGGTGGCGGAGTGGTGTTTTCAAAAAAATATAAACATTTAACTAATGGAATATCTCGTGCTGATTCTGTAGTTATAGATTTTCATAAAATGTTAATGACTCCTGCTTTAAACACAGCATTAATTTTTAAGAAAGAAGAAAATGCTTATCAAACATTTGCCCAAAAAGCTCAATACCTTTGGGATTCTCAACATACCAGGGAATGGTACAATTCGGGAAAACGAACTTTTGAATGTACAAAATTAATGATGTCTATTAAGGTGTATACCATCCTTAAGACATATGGAGAAGAAATATTCGAAAAGAATATTGATAAACTTTATGATCTGAGTTCGGTCTTTGCCAAAATGATAAGAGAGCGACTTTCTTTCGAATTAGCGCTGGAGCCAGAAGCTAATATTATTAATTTCAGATATTTCAAAACAGATAGCGAGGATCTTAATACTCTTAATAATACTATTCGCCAAAGGTTAGTGAAATCTGGTAAGTTTTATATTGTTCAGACAACAATAGGAGAGCATCGCTATTTAAGAACTACGATTATGAACCCATTAACTCACGAAGATGATCTAAGAGCTCTTTTGGATGAAATAGAGCATATTGCAGAAACTTTGGTGTAA
- a CDS encoding sugar nucleotide-binding protein yields MKKVLIIGASGFIGNALYKELNSYFDTYGTYHTDNPFFEKNQKFFQYDMEMEDISILLDNLKPTIIITALRGNFNSQLDAHQRIIQWIQKHKCRLVFISSANVFDSFSNYPSYEYDKTLSDSVFGRFKIKIENALMRLPVHKYVIARVPMIFGSTTPRVQELKTLHDLKAPIEVFPNVIINATSIFKLTQQIHYIINRNKKGVFHLGSTDLIYHLDLIKEICDALQLDDPVFKQVYDSNNDRYLAVLPKDNKLPKNLQITTQQVIDSVIAK; encoded by the coding sequence TTGAAGAAAGTTTTAATCATAGGAGCCAGTGGTTTTATAGGAAATGCATTATATAAAGAGCTTAATTCCTATTTTGATACTTACGGTACATACCATACCGACAATCCTTTTTTTGAAAAAAATCAAAAGTTCTTTCAGTATGATATGGAAATGGAAGATATCTCTATTTTACTAGATAATCTTAAGCCTACCATTATTATTACTGCTCTAAGAGGTAACTTTAATTCACAATTAGACGCGCATCAACGTATTATACAATGGATTCAAAAACATAAATGTCGACTTGTTTTTATCTCTAGTGCTAATGTATTTGATTCTTTTAGCAATTACCCATCTTACGAATATGACAAAACCCTTAGTGATAGCGTTTTTGGCAGATTCAAAATAAAAATTGAAAATGCACTAATGCGATTACCTGTTCATAAATACGTAATAGCTCGGGTGCCTATGATTTTTGGTTCTACTACTCCAAGAGTACAAGAGCTTAAAACTCTTCATGACCTTAAAGCACCTATAGAAGTTTTTCCTAATGTTATTATTAATGCAACTTCGATATTTAAGCTAACACAACAAATACATTATATCATTAATCGCAATAAGAAAGGAGTTTTTCACCTTGGAAGTACTGATCTTATTTATCATCTCGATCTAATTAAAGAAATTTGTGATGCCTTGCAATTAGATGACCCGGTTTTCAAGCAAGTCTATGATTCTAATAATGATCGCTATCTTGCTGTTTTACCAAAAGATAATAAACTTCCTAAAAATCTTCAGATTACGACACAACAGGTTATTGATTCTGTAATCGCCAAATGA
- a CDS encoding mucoidy inhibitor MuiA family protein has translation MNLTSGINEITLSDLSPNIEENSIQISGLKNTSILAINFAINYLEKKKDSEELASLKKQLKSILQQKNNFNNNVSGLQQEQKLLNNNQRIGSDETPISLEKVKEISAYYRERSTAIENEIYSLTQKVNDLNNQIKNLKNEINKLEGHTKEERGEIKLKLDSPIASNLILEIRYNVANAGWFPLYDIKSNSTESPLNITYKANVYQQTGTDWKNANIILSTGDPNTNNLKPDLNPKYLNFTYRGYRKDNTVNKYSYKYNPTIRRVSGIITDEQGMPLPGANVVEKGTTNGIQTGFDGRYTINIQGGRELFFSYLGFNNKTIPIHSSSIDVKLDESLESLEEVVVTSKLRGKIRGLSSTERKEEKKEYNQIVETKESGITSTRFKIKKKYTINSNADITVIAIDKFDMKADYQYYTAPELNENVFLTAKLGNWEQFNLLAGEANIYFEGSFAGKTNIDPLATTDSLTISLGVDPNIVVKRELLDNFKSKSFTGNNRIINRGYKISIKNNKQNKIFITLEDRMPVSQNKEIKLDNINSGNAKYDTKTGIMTWKLDISSNQKVEKQFSYQVKYPKNKQITL, from the coding sequence GTGAATTTAACTTCGGGTATCAATGAGATCACATTATCAGATCTATCTCCTAATATCGAAGAAAACAGTATTCAAATATCTGGATTAAAGAATACATCCATTCTTGCCATAAATTTCGCAATTAATTATCTGGAAAAGAAAAAAGATTCTGAAGAGTTAGCATCTTTAAAAAAACAACTAAAGTCAATATTACAGCAAAAAAATAATTTTAATAATAATGTATCGGGTCTTCAACAAGAACAAAAACTTTTAAATAACAATCAACGTATTGGAAGTGATGAAACCCCTATTTCCTTAGAAAAAGTAAAAGAAATTTCTGCTTATTATCGAGAAAGATCAACAGCAATAGAAAACGAAATATACTCACTCACTCAAAAGGTAAATGATCTAAATAATCAAATCAAAAACCTTAAAAATGAAATCAATAAACTTGAAGGTCACACCAAAGAAGAACGAGGTGAGATCAAATTGAAACTAGACTCCCCTATTGCCTCTAATTTAATCTTAGAAATACGATATAATGTTGCTAATGCTGGATGGTTTCCTCTATATGATATTAAATCAAATAGCACAGAGTCACCACTTAATATAACTTATAAAGCAAATGTATATCAACAAACGGGGACAGATTGGAAAAATGCAAATATCATCCTATCTACCGGAGACCCTAATACTAATAACCTAAAACCAGATCTAAATCCAAAATATTTAAATTTTACGTATCGAGGATATAGAAAGGATAATACAGTTAACAAGTATTCTTATAAATACAATCCAACCATAAGAAGAGTATCTGGGATCATTACAGATGAACAAGGGATGCCTCTTCCCGGGGCTAATGTAGTAGAAAAGGGAACAACTAATGGAATACAAACAGGTTTTGACGGGAGATACACTATAAATATCCAGGGTGGCCGAGAGCTTTTTTTCTCTTATCTTGGGTTTAATAATAAAACGATTCCTATCCATTCTTCATCCATAGATGTAAAATTAGATGAAAGTTTAGAATCATTGGAAGAAGTAGTTGTTACTTCTAAATTACGAGGAAAAATTCGTGGTCTTTCTTCCACCGAAAGAAAGGAAGAAAAAAAAGAGTACAACCAAATCGTCGAAACCAAAGAATCGGGAATAACCAGTACCCGATTTAAAATCAAAAAGAAATACACCATTAATTCTAATGCCGATATTACCGTAATTGCTATTGACAAATTTGATATGAAAGCCGATTATCAATACTATACCGCACCAGAACTTAATGAAAACGTATTTCTTACCGCAAAACTAGGAAACTGGGAACAATTTAATCTCTTAGCAGGAGAAGCGAATATCTATTTTGAAGGGAGTTTTGCTGGTAAAACAAATATTGATCCTCTGGCCACAACAGATAGTTTAACCATTTCTCTAGGTGTAGATCCAAATATTGTTGTAAAAAGAGAACTACTCGATAATTTCAAAAGCAAATCCTTTACAGGAAATAATAGAATCATAAATCGTGGGTACAAAATAAGCATCAAGAACAACAAACAAAATAAAATCTTTATTACTCTAGAAGATCGTATGCCAGTTTCACAAAATAAAGAGATCAAACTGGATAATATAAATTCTGGTAATGCAAAGTATGATACCAAAACCGGCATTATGACCTGGAAACTAGACATTTCTTCTAACCAAAAGGTAGAAAAGCAATTTTCTTATCAAGTTAAATATCCAAAAAACAAACAGATTACCCTTTAA
- a CDS encoding RNA polymerase sigma-70 factor has translation MKKESQITQSFFIKNINEGNEEAFKILFELYYSKLLYVAQSYVSNKEEAEEIVQDVFVKIWKNKKNITTNINGYLFKSTKNSCLDYLRSKKYKLNRSNNIVQLEAFINHSALADKDASSILEKELEQRIQTGIELLPKKCKKVFVKSRIEGLKNREISDELDISIKTVENHMSKAIKHMRLHLREFLSFF, from the coding sequence GTGAAAAAGGAATCACAAATAACACAAAGCTTTTTCATTAAGAATATAAATGAAGGAAATGAAGAAGCCTTCAAGATTCTTTTTGAACTTTATTATAGTAAGTTATTATATGTAGCTCAAAGCTATGTTTCTAATAAAGAAGAAGCAGAAGAGATAGTACAGGATGTATTTGTGAAAATCTGGAAAAACAAAAAAAATATTACTACTAATATTAATGGGTACCTGTTTAAGAGTACCAAAAATTCCTGCCTAGATTATCTACGATCCAAAAAATATAAGCTTAATCGCTCGAATAATATAGTGCAACTTGAAGCATTTATAAATCATAGTGCACTTGCAGATAAAGATGCTTCTTCTATATTAGAGAAAGAATTAGAACAAAGAATACAGACAGGTATTGAATTACTTCCTAAGAAATGTAAAAAAGTTTTTGTTAAAAGCCGAATTGAAGGTTTAAAGAATAGGGAAATATCTGATGAATTAGATATTTCTATTAAAACTGTAGAGAATCATATGTCTAAAGCTATAAAGCATATGAGGCTACATCTACGCGAATTTTTATCTTTTTTTTAA
- a CDS encoding thiol-disulfide oxidoreductase DCC family protein, translated as MIEDGKKIILFDGVCNLCNTAVLFTIKRDKNDVFRYAPLQSKIGKKLIAERNIDPTKLDSILLIEPDIAYYYKSTAALHIAKQLSGIYPLLSVFLILPRFFRDWIYDIIAKNRYKWFGKKESCMIPTPELNALFIDQ; from the coding sequence ATGATTGAAGATGGAAAAAAGATCATATTATTTGATGGTGTTTGTAATTTATGCAACACTGCAGTCTTATTTACTATTAAACGAGATAAAAATGATGTATTTCGCTATGCTCCATTACAAAGTAAAATTGGTAAAAAATTAATCGCAGAGAGAAATATTGATCCTACAAAATTAGACTCTATACTATTAATTGAGCCTGATATTGCTTACTATTATAAGTCAACAGCCGCTCTACATATTGCAAAACAACTCTCTGGCATATATCCTCTACTTTCTGTTTTTCTTATTTTACCTAGATTCTTTAGAGATTGGATTTACGATATTATTGCCAAAAACAGGTATAAATGGTTTGGTAAAAAAGAAAGTTGTATGATTCCAACTCCAGAACTCAACGCTCTTTTTATAGATCAATAG
- the gcvT gene encoding glycine cleavage system aminomethyltransferase GcvT, producing MQNTALTEIHTALGAKMVPFAGYNMPVSYEGVNIEHETVRKSVGVFDVSHMGEFLITGPNALDLIQKVTSNDASKLVDGKAQYSYLPNDKGGIVDDLIVYRIADQKYLMVVNASNIKKDWDWISSHNTMNADMRDLSDEYSLLAIQGPKAAIAMQSLTSVDLEAMKFYTFEVSDFAGVEHVIISATGYTGSGGFEIYCKNSEVEQIWSKVLEAGADYDIKPIGLAARDTLRLEMGYCLYGNDINDTTSPIEAGLGWVTKFSKDFINAEALAKEKEHGAERKLIGFELDERGIPRHDYDIVDGNGNSIGIVTSGTMSPSLGKGIGLGYVPSIFAKPGSKINIQVRKNAIPATVIKLPFYKG from the coding sequence ATGCAAAATACTGCTTTGACAGAAATTCATACTGCCTTGGGAGCTAAAATGGTTCCTTTTGCTGGTTATAATATGCCCGTATCTTACGAAGGTGTAAATATAGAACACGAAACAGTACGTAAAAGTGTTGGCGTTTTTGATGTATCTCATATGGGAGAGTTTCTTATTACTGGTCCCAATGCATTAGACCTTATCCAAAAAGTAACTTCTAATGATGCTTCTAAGTTAGTAGATGGAAAAGCTCAATATAGTTACTTACCAAATGATAAAGGTGGAATTGTAGATGATTTAATTGTATATAGAATTGCTGATCAAAAGTATCTTATGGTGGTCAACGCATCTAATATCAAAAAAGACTGGGATTGGATAAGCAGTCATAACACAATGAATGCTGACATGCGTGACCTATCTGATGAGTATTCTTTATTAGCTATTCAAGGACCAAAAGCCGCCATAGCTATGCAGTCTTTAACCTCTGTTGATCTTGAAGCAATGAAATTTTATACTTTTGAAGTGTCTGATTTTGCAGGGGTCGAACATGTTATTATTTCTGCTACAGGATATACTGGTAGTGGTGGTTTTGAAATTTATTGTAAAAATTCTGAAGTAGAACAAATCTGGAGTAAAGTATTAGAAGCTGGAGCAGATTATGATATTAAACCTATTGGTCTTGCTGCCAGAGATACATTAAGATTAGAAATGGGATATTGCCTTTATGGTAATGATATTAATGATACCACCTCTCCTATTGAAGCTGGATTAGGTTGGGTTACTAAATTCTCAAAAGATTTTATTAATGCAGAAGCCTTAGCCAAAGAAAAAGAGCATGGTGCAGAACGAAAATTAATTGGTTTTGAGTTAGATGAACGTGGTATTCCTCGTCATGATTATGATATTGTAGACGGAAACGGAAATAGTATTGGGATAGTAACTTCTGGTACTATGTCTCCTTCTTTAGGAAAAGGTATTGGTCTTGGATATGTCCCTTCGATTTTTGCAAAACCAGGAAGTAAAATCAATATCCAGGTACGTAAAAATGCAATTCCTGCAACAGTAATAAAATTACCTTTCTACAAAGGGTAG